The proteins below are encoded in one region of Populus alba chromosome 2, ASM523922v2, whole genome shotgun sequence:
- the LOC140955245 gene encoding uncharacterized protein: MDSHWFSILFDGDYDDVMNNVADYVNYGNSSINDGDCSGSNSSDTDNDNDDDSDEEGELFWEREFDDQKLILCTAGAIALYYNTYIYKEPCMDSYNTGMQWLIEILRGHWTRCVNMFRMDASTFQSLCFQLENQYGLTSSRRMCVFEKVGIFLYTIALGASNREVQERFQHSGETISRYFNEVLRSVCSLAADLIQPTDPGFVNTPTEIVNNPRYMPHFKNCVGAIDGTHVRACVSFENQIPFIGRKGVPTQNVMAACSFDMQFTFVWAGWEGSAHDTRIFLEAIDNPRVKFPKPPEGKYYLVDSGYPNEYGFLGPYRGQRYHLEEFRRRGQPQTREEIFNRMHSSLRCVIERTFGVWKKRWRILQNMPSFNYKTQVQIVVASMAIHNYIRRTSMQDVAFMEFDRHPDFVPDDFLIDVASQSQSQGHQRPSRMDYVRDGIAASLMTQL; this comes from the exons ATGGATTCGCACTGGTTTTCAATACTGTTTGATGGGGATTATGATGATGTAATGAATAACGTTGCCGATTACGTTAATTATGGAAATTCTTCTATAAACGATGGAGATTGCAGTGGTAGTAACAGTTCTGATACTGACAACGACAACGATGACGATTCAGATGAAGAAGGTGAGCTGTTTTGGGAAAGGGAGTTTGATGATCAGAAATTGATTTTATGCACGGCAGGTGCCATAGCTTTATAttataatacatatatatataaggagccTTGTATGGATTCATACAACACTGGAATGCAATGGTTGATAGAAATTCTACGTGGACATTGGACGCGCTGTGTAAACATGTTTAGGATGGATGCGTCGACATTTCAAAGTCTGTGCTTTCAACTTGAAAACCAATATGGGTTAACGTCATCTAGAAGAatgtgtgtttttgaaaaagttgGAATATTTCTTTATACAATAGCTTTAGGTGCTTCCAACAGGGAAGTTCAAGAGAGATTCCAACATTCTGGAGAAACAATTAGTAGGTACTTCAATGAAGTTCTTCGATCAGTTTGTTCGCTTGCTGCAGATTTAATTCAACCTACAGATCCCGGGTTCGTAAATACACCGACGGAAATTGTGAACAATCCTAGGTACATGCCACATTTCAAG AATTGTGTAGGAGCTATCGACGGTACACATGTACGTGCATgtgtttcttttgaaaatcaaattccatttatCGGCCGAAAAGGTGTGCCGACCCAGAATGTTATGGCTGCATGTAGCTTTGACATGCAATTCACATTTGTTTGGGCGGGTTGGGAAGGTAGTGCACATGATACACGAATTTTCCTCGAGGCAATTGACAATCCACGTGTAAAATTTCCTAAGCCACCAGAAG gGAAATACTACTTGGTTGATTCAGGATATCCTAATGAATATGGATTTTTAGGTCCATATAGAGGTCAAAGATATCATTTGGAAGAATTTAGGAGGCGAGGACAACCACAAACTCGTGAAGAAATTTTCAACCGTATGCACTCTTCATTACGTTGTGTGATAGAACGAACATTTGgagtttggaaaaaaagatGGCGAATTCTACAGAATATGCCATCCTTTAATTACAAGACACAAGTTCAAATTGTTGTCGCATCCATGGCAATTCATAATTACATTAGAAGAACTTCAATGCAAGATGTGGCATTTATGGAGTTCGATCGCCATCCTGATTTTGTGCCCGATGATTTTCTAATTGATGTGGCTTCACAATCACAAAGCCAAGGACATCAAAGGCCTTCGAGAATGGATTACGTACGTGATGGGATTGCTGCAAGTTTAATGacacaattataa
- the LOC118042291 gene encoding L10-interacting MYB domain-containing protein-like, with the protein MDGSDTHDKASWSKAMLHTFCDICMTAIERGMRPNTHFDKAGWKFVIQSFKDQTGLSLSKSQLKNKWDGIKKDWRVWKKLIAETGVGWSTELGTISATDEWWQSKIQEMRGAKKFRHVGIEPSLCAKYDIMFTNIVATGEYAWTPSQGLLSDEDNVASGMRNTTNEDTNMAEGSGDSEEDAIPDFTRDVSNMVGGSNVANSSSNPSSSKRKGAHQPTPQLRKKKRGTGMGAVLVARMDKLVETVSMPRGITAPCRDKKGCSIEEVMQELHSINEVAFGSALHTFATKFFCARSKREMWAAMGCIDRKMSWLKIMFDQHRQT; encoded by the exons ATGGATGGGTCTGACACACATGACAAAGCTTCTTGGAGCAAGGCAATGCTGCACACGTTTTGCGACATTTGCATGACAGCTATTGAGAGAGGCATGAGACCAAACACACATTTTGACAAAGCTGGCTGGAAATTTGTCATACAGTCATTCAAAGATCAGACAGGCCTTTCATTATCAAAATCTCAGCTtaaaaacaaatgggatggGATTAAAAAGGACTGGAGGGTATGGAAGAAATTAATAGCTGAAACTGGAGTTGGTTGGTCTACTGAACTTGGGACCATCTCAGCAACTGATGAATGGTGGCAATCAAAAATTCAG GAAATGCGAGGAGCAAAGAAGTTTAGGCATGTGGGCATAGAGCCCTCGTTGTGTGCCAAGTACGATATCATGTTTACTAACATAGTGGCCACGGGAGAATATGCTTGGACTCCCTCACAAGGACTCTTATCAGATGAAGATAATGTGGCTTCTGGAATGAGGAATACAACCAATGAGGATACTAATATGGCAGAAGGAAGTGGCGACTCTGAAGAGGATGCAATCCCTGATTTCACACGTGATGTTAGCAATATGGTTGGTGGAAGCAATGTCGCAAACAGTAGCAGTAACCCCAGCAGTTCAAAGAGAAAGGGTGCACATCAACCTACACCTCAATtgcgaaaaaagaaaaggggaactGGAATGGGAGCAGTACTAGTTGCACGTATGGATAAACTTGTTGAGACTGTCTCCATGCCTAGAGGGATCACAGCTCCTTGTAGAGATAAAAAAGGTTGTAGTATTGAAGAGGTAATGCAAGAACTGCACTCTATTAATGAAGTTGCATTTGGTAGTGCATTGCATACCTTTGCAACTAAGTTCTTTTGTGCGAGGAGCAAGAGGGAGATGTGGGCTGCAATGGGTTGTATTGACAGAAAAATGTCATGgctgaaaattatgtttgacCAACACAGACAAACTTAG
- the LOC118042292 gene encoding glyoxylate/hydroxypyruvate reductase HPR3-like, producing the protein MVVNNTDTDKTQEEEQQDLPKVVLFRPPPAFSLIGEESFASNKFHFLKAYDSQLPLDQFLSSHSHSIKAILSSGDPAPVNADILQLLPEVGVVVTTSAGLNQIDIPECRRRGIKIANAGYVYSADVADLAVGLLIDVLRKVSASDRYVRQGLWAAKGNYPLGSKLSGKRAGIVGLGNIGYEVAKRLEAFGCFVSYISRKKKPYVSYPFYHDVCELAANCDALIICCGLSDETRHMINKQVLSALGKEGVIVNIGRGAIIDEKEMVRCLMQGEIAGAGLDVFENEPNVPQEFFAMDNVVLSPHRAVRTPESLKDLSELVVGNLEAFFSNKPLLSEYVDSE; encoded by the exons ATGGTAGTCAATAATACAGACACTGACAAAACCCAAGAAGAAGAGCAACAAGATCTACCGAAAGTAGTGCTCTTCAGACCACCTCCAGCCTTTTCACTCATTGGCGAAGAATCCTTTGCATCCAACAAATTTCACTTTTTGAAAGCCTACGACTCCCAACTCCCTCTAGACCAGTTCTTGTCCTCTCATTCTCATTCCATAAAAGCTATCCTTTCCTCCGGTGATCCAGCACCCGTCAACGCTGACATTCTCCAGCTGCTTCCGGAGGTTGGTGTGGTTGTCACCACTAGTGCTGGTCTTAACCAGATTGACATCCCTGAGTGTCGCCGCCGTGGTATCAAAATTGCTAATGCAGGCTACGTGTATTCTGCTGACGTGGCTGATTTGGCTGTTGGTTTGTTGATTGATGTTCTGAGAAAGGTTTCGGCTAGTGATCGTTATGTGAGGCAAGGGCTTTGGGCTGCTAAAGGGAACTATCCTCTTGGTTCTAAG CTCAGTGGTAAGCGAGCTGGGATTGTTGGATTGGGAAATATTGGATATGAAGTTGCTAAAAGGCTCGAGGCCTTTGGTTGTTTTGTTTCGTACATCTCCAGGAAGAAAAAACCGTATGTTTCGTATCCATTCTACCACGATGTCTGTGAACTTGCAGCTAATTGCGATGCTCTCATCATTTGCTGTGGATTAAGTGACGAAACCCGCCACATGATCAACAAACAAGTGTTGTCAGCACTGGGGAAGGAAGGAGTCATTGTAAACATTGGACGTGGGGCTATCATCGATGAGAAGGAAATGGTGAGGTGCCTGATGCAAGGGGAGATTGCAGGTGCTGGCTTGGATGTGTTTGAGAATGAGCCTAATGTTCCTCAAGAGTTTTTCGCAATGGATAATGTTGTGTTGTCACCGCATAGGGCTGTTCGTACACCGGAATCTTTGAAGGATTTAAGCGAACTTGTGGTGGGGAATTTGGAagctttcttttcaaataagcCTTTACTCTCCGAATATGTGGACAGCGAATAA
- the LOC118042293 gene encoding gibberellin 20 oxidase 1, with amino-acid sequence MIMPPTLPPPRQPLVFDASILQQQGSIPSQFIWPDHEKPCLESPKLAIPPIDFGSFLTGDPLAVSKATQLVNEACKKHGFFLVVNHGVDSKLIAKAHEYMNMFFGIQLSEKQRAQRKIGEQYGYASSFTGRFSSKLPWKETLSFRYCADNQSSDVVQEYFLNVMGENFKQFGKVYQQYCEAMNTLSLGIMELLGISLGVGREYFRDFFQGNDSIMRLNYYPPCQKPDLTLGTGPHCDPTSLTILHQDHVGGLQVFVDEKWHSISPDPEAFVVNIGDTFTALSNGIFKSCLHRAVVNNATVRKSLAFFLCPKLDKVVKPPNTLIDSKNPRIYPDFTWPTLSEFTQKHYRADMKTLDVFTTWLQQKNN; translated from the exons ATGATAATGCCTCCTACTCTTCCTCCTCCTCGACAGCCATTAGTATTTGATGCTTCAATTCTTCAACAACAAGGCAGTATACCCTCTCAGTTCATTTGGCCTGACCACGAAAAACCATGCCTTGAATCCCCAAAACTCGCAATCCCCCCTATTGATTTTGGAAGCTTCCTCACTGGAGATCCTTTGGCAGTCTCAAAAGCTACTCAGCTAGTAAATGAGGCATGCAAGAAGCATGGATTCTTTCTAGTTGTTAACCATGGAGTTGATTCAAAGCTTATAGCTAAAGCTCATGAGTATATGAACATGTTTTTTGGCATACAACTCTCAGAGAAGCAAAGAGCTCAAAGAAAGATAGGAGAGCAATATGGGTATGCTAGTAGCTTCACTGGAAGATTCTCCTCCAAACTTCCATGGAAAGAAACACTTTCTTTCCGATATTGTGCTGACAACCAGTCTTCTGACGTCGTCCAAGAATACTTCTTGAATGTAATGGGAGAAAATTTCAAACAATTCGG GAAGGTTTACCAACAATATTGTGAAGCCATGAACACTCTGTCCCTTGGAATTATGGAGCTATTAGGAATAAGTCTAGGAGTTGGAAGAGAATATTTTAGAGATTTCTTCCAAGGAAACGATTCAATAATGAGACTGAATTACTACCCTCCTTGCCAAAAGCCGGATTTAACTCTTGGCACTGGGCCTCATTGTGACCCCACATCCTTAACAATCCTCCATCAAGATCATGTCGGTGGCCTTCAAGTGTTCGTCGATGAAAAATGGCACTCCATCAGTCCTGATCCGGAAGCTTTCGTCGTCAACATCGGTGACACATTCACG GCTCTATCAAATGGCATTTTCAAGAGTTGCTTGCATAGAGCGGTGGTAAATAATGCAACAGTACGGAAATCCCTTGCTTTCTTTCTCTGTCCAAAACTGGATAAGGTGGTGAAGCCACCAAATACCTTGATCGACTCTAAGAATCCGAGGATATATCCGGACTTCACATGGCCAACTTTGTCAGAATTCACACAGAAACATTATAGGGCCGACATGAAAACCCTAGATGTCTTCACAACCTGgcttcaacaaaaaaacaattag